In Pseudoalteromonas xiamenensis, the following are encoded in one genomic region:
- a CDS encoding SDR family oxidoreductase: MAHTQQTVVITGASRGIGLALCEQYQRLGYSVVAVVRTSSPELRQLGVDILEGIDVTKANDVAKLAQYMAGRAIHLLINNAGLFHNETLDSLDFDALEQQLQVNAIAPIRVTHALCACLNSGSKVAMITSRMDSIADNSSGGYIGYRMSKAALNAASVSLSHELKPKGIALALLHPGFVQTQMVGFAGDISPSEAADRLITRIDALNLDNTGRFWHANGEALPW; encoded by the coding sequence ATGGCACACACACAGCAAACCGTGGTTATTACTGGTGCAAGCCGAGGGATTGGGTTGGCATTATGTGAGCAGTACCAGCGCCTCGGCTATTCTGTTGTCGCGGTTGTTCGGACTTCATCTCCTGAACTTCGTCAGTTAGGCGTGGACATTCTAGAAGGAATAGACGTCACCAAAGCCAATGATGTCGCCAAGCTTGCACAATACATGGCAGGGCGTGCAATCCATCTTTTGATCAATAATGCTGGGCTTTTCCACAACGAGACATTAGACAGCCTCGATTTTGATGCGTTAGAACAGCAGCTTCAAGTAAACGCCATCGCCCCAATTCGGGTAACGCATGCGCTTTGCGCGTGCTTGAACTCTGGTAGTAAAGTGGCCATGATCACAAGTCGTATGGACTCAATTGCAGACAATAGTTCAGGCGGTTACATTGGCTATCGTATGTCGAAAGCGGCATTGAATGCGGCGAGTGTTAGTTTGTCGCACGAACTGAAACCAAAAGGCATCGCCCTTGCGTTATTGCATCCTGGGTTTGTGCAAACTCAAATGGTAGGGTTTGCAGGTGATATTTCGCCAAGCGAAGCGGCAGATCGATTAATTACTCGAATTGATGCGTTGAATTTAGATAATACGGGTCGCTTTTGGCATGCAAATGGCGAAGCGTTGCCTTGGTAA
- a CDS encoding aspartate aminotransferase family protein, producing the protein MTRKSEIIFNEANKYIPNGVSSPMRTFSLVGGDPIILESAKGTKIIDVDGREYTDFLSGFGAIFLGHSREEISQAVAAQLDKGLVVGLSTEIEKELARKIVESTPAIDKLRFVVSGSEAVMTALRIARAYTDRKYFVRFVGSYHGHADALLAQPGGNVAVAVKGTTNGVAENNVIMCEYNNSEQLRQIFEERGHEIAAVIVEPFATNMGFVKPHANFHQDIRQLCTDYGSLFIFDEVVTGFRFRFGGVSALLGVDPDLTTFGKIIGGGAPVGAYGGKEKFMKLVEIGNKVFQSGTFAGNPITMAAGNAALDLMAKPGFYEAMDEKGALLEKEIKQNFEKYDIPFHFTRFGALSGIAFRRSAADMQNYSDVKQQEYEIYKNVHLAMREKGFLMAPSLEEPIFLNDAHTNDDIIRFAEALAVSIAEQIK; encoded by the coding sequence ATGACCCGTAAATCAGAAATTATCTTTAACGAAGCAAACAAATACATTCCAAATGGCGTGAGTTCACCGATGAGAACGTTCTCTCTTGTGGGCGGTGACCCAATCATTTTGGAATCAGCGAAAGGCACGAAAATCATTGACGTAGACGGCCGTGAGTACACGGACTTTCTAAGTGGTTTTGGCGCAATTTTCCTTGGCCATTCACGTGAAGAAATCTCTCAAGCAGTCGCAGCTCAGCTAGACAAAGGTCTAGTTGTGGGGCTTTCTACAGAAATAGAGAAAGAGCTGGCGAGAAAGATTGTGGAAAGCACACCGGCTATCGACAAACTTCGTTTTGTTGTGAGCGGAAGCGAAGCGGTTATGACAGCACTTCGTATCGCACGAGCGTATACCGACCGTAAATATTTCGTCCGCTTTGTTGGCTCATATCATGGTCATGCAGACGCATTGTTAGCGCAACCAGGCGGCAATGTTGCGGTGGCTGTGAAAGGCACTACAAACGGTGTTGCTGAAAACAACGTGATCATGTGTGAATACAATAACTCTGAACAACTACGTCAAATTTTCGAAGAACGTGGTCATGAAATTGCAGCTGTTATTGTTGAGCCATTCGCAACAAACATGGGGTTTGTTAAACCTCACGCAAACTTCCACCAAGACATCAGACAGTTGTGTACAGATTACGGTTCACTGTTCATCTTCGACGAGGTTGTGACTGGCTTCCGTTTCCGCTTTGGTGGCGTGTCTGCGTTACTCGGTGTTGACCCAGATTTAACGACGTTCGGCAAAATCATTGGCGGTGGCGCTCCAGTTGGTGCGTACGGTGGTAAAGAGAAGTTCATGAAGTTAGTCGAAATCGGCAACAAAGTGTTCCAATCAGGTACGTTTGCAGGCAACCCAATCACCATGGCTGCAGGCAATGCAGCGCTAGATTTGATGGCTAAGCCTGGTTTCTATGAAGCAATGGATGAAAAAGGCGCGTTGCTTGAAAAAGAAATCAAACAGAATTTCGAAAAATACGACATCCCATTCCACTTTACTCGCTTTGGTGCGCTTTCTGGCATCGCATTTAGACGTTCTGCTGCAGACATGCAGAACTATTCCGATGTGAAACAACAAGAATACGAAATCTATAAAAACGTGCATTTAGCGATGCGTGAAAAAGGTTTCCTAATGGCACCGAGTTTAGAAGAGCCAATTTTCTTGAATGATGCACATACAAACGACGACATCATCCGTTTTGCTGAAGCGTTAGCGGTATCGATCGCAGAACAAATTAAGTAA
- a CDS encoding dUTP diphosphatase → MSTNVAKLVVMLEMQNAMNTKVHESWFDQGFDWYRAIWVECAEMLDHYGWKWWKKQTPDTEQVILELVDIFHFGLSLRIDGKTSFADIAAHLHTELDAPVQGEDFKVTLEKLAGAAVTEKRFDAQAFAGCMAQIGMSFDDLYRGYVGKNTLNFFRQDFGYKDGTYIKVWDGKEDNEHLVEVVKSLDTSASDFATQVYEGLKSRYPA, encoded by the coding sequence ATGTCTACAAACGTTGCAAAACTAGTTGTTATGCTTGAAATGCAAAATGCGATGAACACCAAAGTACATGAAAGTTGGTTTGACCAAGGCTTTGATTGGTATCGTGCTATTTGGGTTGAATGTGCAGAAATGTTGGACCACTACGGTTGGAAATGGTGGAAAAAGCAAACGCCGGACACAGAACAAGTGATCCTTGAGCTGGTGGATATTTTCCATTTTGGATTGTCACTGCGTATTGATGGCAAAACATCCTTTGCGGACATCGCGGCGCATTTACACACGGAGCTAGACGCGCCAGTCCAAGGCGAAGACTTTAAAGTAACGCTCGAAAAACTAGCGGGTGCAGCAGTGACTGAAAAACGTTTTGATGCGCAGGCATTTGCTGGTTGTATGGCTCAAATCGGTATGTCATTTGATGATTTATATCGTGGTTATGTTGGTAAGAATACGTTGAATTTCTTCCGTCAAGATTTCGGGTATAAAGACGGTACTTACATCAAAGTTTGGGATGGCAAAGAAGATAACGAACATCTCGTTGAAGTGGTTAAATCACTTGATACCAGTGCGTCTGACTTCGCGACGCAAGTGTACGAAGGCTTAAAGTCTCGCTATCCAGCTTAA
- a CDS encoding porin: MKLITHACTTALLLVATPLFAASPSLTSYGIVALAGEDVQYTDESLSDDSSAFRSKASRIGVKGEEAFSDSEHAFYLLEYGVNLKTQKKDDSFFLREAVVGLKNQYGSLKLGFSNTPFKLSQGRVDAFNDVVDLRTFLPGEYVENMVVIESAPLHGVSAAVAYVLVDKDGDARERRGTSSSIKYQLDNLYVALAYEQNITQQDLLRLSATYQYEQWQIGVLTEQSVATENNLDKQSGQLVSVLYHLDKLTFKAQWINARFTTGIKSFYGIKGDNNASVTLGVDYHLSQHSTLMFYGAHGEAKSNQNDKQEADVIGLGMRVTF, encoded by the coding sequence ATGAAATTAATCACTCACGCCTGCACTACGGCACTTTTACTCGTCGCCACACCGCTTTTTGCGGCATCACCTTCTTTAACCTCTTATGGCATTGTCGCGCTGGCTGGCGAAGACGTTCAGTACACGGATGAGTCGTTGTCGGATGACAGCAGTGCGTTTCGAAGTAAGGCATCACGGATTGGTGTAAAAGGTGAAGAAGCGTTTTCTGACAGTGAGCACGCCTTCTATTTATTGGAATATGGTGTGAACTTGAAGACACAAAAAAAGGACGACTCGTTTTTCTTACGCGAAGCCGTTGTAGGACTTAAAAATCAATATGGTAGTCTCAAGCTCGGTTTCAGTAATACCCCATTTAAACTGTCTCAAGGCCGCGTTGATGCATTTAACGATGTAGTTGATTTAAGGACTTTTTTACCCGGTGAATACGTTGAAAACATGGTGGTCATCGAATCCGCGCCTCTTCACGGTGTCAGCGCTGCTGTTGCCTATGTGTTGGTTGATAAAGACGGGGATGCGCGTGAACGCCGAGGAACCTCTAGCAGCATTAAATACCAACTCGACAACCTTTATGTTGCACTGGCTTATGAACAAAACATTACGCAACAAGATCTGCTCAGATTATCGGCAACCTATCAGTATGAACAGTGGCAAATCGGGGTGTTAACTGAACAGAGTGTCGCGACGGAAAACAATCTCGACAAGCAATCCGGCCAACTGGTCAGTGTGCTCTATCATTTAGACAAATTAACGTTCAAAGCGCAGTGGATAAATGCTCGCTTTACTACGGGTATCAAATCCTTCTACGGGATTAAGGGTGATAACAATGCAAGCGTCACGTTGGGTGTAGATTACCACCTCAGCCAACATAGCACGCTGATGTTCTATGGCGCTCATGGTGAGGCAAAGTCCAATCAAAATGATAAACAGGAAGCGGATGTCATTGGCCTTGGCATGCGTGTCACGTTTTAG
- a CDS encoding diiron oxygenase — protein sequence MSNLATKILPNVENVKKEANNIKHWYRKATVRTTDRIIVPSLNSDEYIFPPSRQPLVSHPMVINKGKETISYILAQSAYRYMYEIGLLETRFVIDCSLNIVNNVIEGFSDVTKREALAIVIDEGYHAYVALDFIMQMKEQNAIQPLEVPQTNGNLDAVRHAYQVLSSEIHHHFQLLSVTLAEHTLTKDLLAIGEEKSATETFNQVMTDHVADEGRHASFFMTATTNYWVKLPDVVKDEIGQFLPAYIDEYLKGDEERDFDRKVLLASGFTDAETQQILDDTAEVYLGKMNAYIEKTTLQLVECVEKMGLLNHEKTKQAFIAHGHNV from the coding sequence ATGAGCAATTTAGCAACCAAAATTCTACCAAACGTAGAAAACGTGAAGAAAGAAGCAAACAACATTAAGCATTGGTACCGAAAAGCGACGGTGAGAACAACCGATCGTATCATCGTGCCAAGCTTAAACAGTGATGAATACATTTTCCCACCATCACGTCAGCCTTTAGTGTCACACCCAATGGTGATCAACAAAGGTAAAGAGACAATTTCTTATATTTTGGCGCAATCAGCGTATCGCTACATGTATGAAATCGGTTTGTTGGAAACGCGTTTTGTTATCGACTGTTCATTAAACATCGTTAATAACGTGATTGAAGGCTTCAGCGATGTCACCAAACGTGAAGCGTTAGCTATCGTGATTGACGAAGGCTACCACGCATACGTTGCATTGGATTTCATCATGCAAATGAAAGAGCAAAATGCAATTCAACCGCTTGAAGTACCACAAACAAATGGCAACTTAGATGCTGTACGCCACGCATATCAGGTATTGAGTTCAGAAATTCATCACCATTTCCAACTACTGTCAGTCACGCTTGCTGAACACACGTTAACAAAAGATTTGTTGGCGATTGGGGAAGAAAAGAGCGCGACTGAAACCTTTAACCAAGTGATGACAGACCACGTAGCGGACGAAGGTCGCCACGCGAGTTTCTTCATGACGGCAACGACAAACTACTGGGTGAAATTACCTGACGTAGTTAAAGATGAAATCGGTCAGTTCTTACCTGCGTACATCGACGAATACTTGAAAGGCGACGAAGAGCGAGATTTCGACCGCAAAGTGTTGTTAGCAAGTGGTTTCACTGACGCTGAAACACAGCAAATTCTGGATGACACGGCAGAAGTTTATCTTGGCAAAATGAACGCATACATTGAAAAGACAACTCTTCAACTTGTTGAGTGTGTTGAAAAAATGGGTTTATTGAACCACGAGAAGACAAAGCAAGCGTTCATTGCTCACGGCCATAACGTTTAA